A stretch of DNA from Bacteroidales bacterium:
CTAAAGATATTAAAATCAATGCCATAAATAAGTTTATTGTTAAATTTCTTGTAAGGTTCGATACTATCGGTTTGTGAATTATATTCATATAAACCTTTTTCCGTTTTGAATAAAATTTTATTTCCCAGCTTTTTAACTGAATTCAAAAAGTCAGATGGTAAACCATTTTGAGAATTGTACAAATATATGTTTGTAATACTATCTAATTTATCATTTAATATTAGTTTATAAATTCCCTTTTGATCATGGCCTACCCATAAATTGCCGTTTTTATCTCCTGTTAAAGAGCGGACTTCTTCGTTAAATCCTTTAATATTATGTTTCCATTCCCATTTATTTTTTTTAAATTCTAACAGATCAATTTTATTGGTTCCAACAAATAAATATTGGGGGTTCTTTTCTGATTCGTAAATAGTCCAGGCATTTTTATGTTTAAGAGCTATTGTTTTTGCAATATTGTCATAAATGCTTAATAGTCCCGGATTATGAGCACATAATAATTGTTCATGATAATGCATAAAATTCCAAACTTGTCCTTTGGAATTTTTCAATATCCTGAATTTCTTTGAATTTTCCAATGGATTTTCATACAATCCCCAGTTTTTGTAATATATACACTGGGCTGTGCCTGCATAAATATTATTGTTGTAAATAGTGGATGTATATATTTTTTTAGGCAAATCCGAATATTTATTATAGTATGAAAACGGTGAATTTGTCTCAACAAAAGAAATGCCATTATCATGTGCTATCCACATATTTTTGTGGGAGTCAATAAAAATATCAAGAGTAACATTATCTTGTAATCCTATATTTATATTATAATGTTGAATGGGTTTGCCTGTTTTATCAATAATAATAATTCCTTCCTGAATAGTTCCAAGTGCAAAATATTCATTGTTCAATAAAGCACCGCAATAAATTTCATTTTTCAGTATAAAATCATTGACAGGAATTTCCCATGGGGTAATTTTTTTGCCATCAAAAATAAAAAAGCCTTTTGTTTTAGTACATAGTAGTATTTTTTTATAATCTGCAGATGTTTTATCGTTTGAAAAAGGCAACATAAGATAAATACTTTGATTCTGGAATAATTCACCATCGGGTATTAATTTAAGGCTGTCGTTTTCAAGTTTCATTATGCCTTTTCCTTTATCTCTAATATAATATTCATTATGAATACTAAAAGCTCTATGAAATCCTGTTTTTGATTCAATTACTTTGATTTTGTTATCTTTTATAATATATAATTTTAAGGAAGTTCTGAAGATAATACCATGTTTGGTAGGTTTTATATCCCAAACATCTTTAAAAGTATGATGCTGTTCGTGGAAACGTTCAACAAGTGAAACATACTGCATTTGTCCTAAAGAATCAGGTTTTAAATATCCAAATTCACATACAGAACCAATATATATTTTCCCATTATTTCCTGTTGTTAGTGAACGGACATTTGACTTGTTAGGTATTTCTATGAGTTGCCAGTTTTCACCATCAAATTCAAGAAGACCTTCGGTATTAGCAAAATACATTATACCACGATTATCTTGTGTAATATCCCAATTTTGACTGCTTTCGACATTATAATCTTCTATGGTATATTTTTTTATAGCAGGAATACCACGATTTTTTATTGTTTGTCCTGAAAGTGCAAATGGAAGTATTATTAAAAAGAAAAATATTTTCTTCATAGAATCATTTTAAACTTGTTATTAATTTTATCATTCTATTTTAATTCCCATAACAAGAATATCATCAATCTGTTCAAATTCCCCTTTCCAGTTTTCGTGTATTTTAATAAAGTGGTTTTTCTGTTCATGCATTAGCAAATTACTATTACTTTGTAAAGCTTCTTTAACTCGCCAAATCATAAATTTTCTTCCTCTTTTTCCTCCAAACTGGTCAGAATAACCGTCAGACAAAAGATATAATATATCATTTTTCATTAATTTAACATTTTGTACTGAAAATGGCTGTTTATCATTTGTATGAACTCCTATGGGCATTTTATTGGCAGCAATTTCGTCTAATTCGTTATCACGCACCATGTAAAGAGGATTATTAGCTCCTGAAAACTGAAGTTCCATTTTTTTATAATCAATTATACATAATGAAATATCCATTCCATCGTTAGATTCGCCGATTTCTCCTGTTTGATGTAATGAGTTAATAATGTTTGTACGTAATCGGTTAAGAATTTCATCTGATTTAATAATACTTTTTTCATTAACAATTTTATTCAAAAATGTTATTCCCAGCATACTCATAAATGCACCCGGCACACCATGTCCTGTGCAGTCGGCTACAGCAACAATAATTTTCTCTTTAACTTTGGAAACCCAATAAAAATCACCACTAACAATATCACGTGGTTTGTTAATAATAAAATAATCTGATAAATATTTATTTATTAATTCTTGTGGAGTAAGTAATGCAGTTTGTATTCGGCTTGCATAAAGAATACTATCTCTGACTTCAATGTTTATTTCAGCAATTTTATCTCTCTGAGATTCAATTTCGTTTCGTTGTTTTGCTATTTCTTCTTCAGCTTCTTTTATTTTAGTAATATCAGCATCAATAGCTATAAATTTTATTATATTATCATTATCATCTAATATAGGTGTAAGTGTAGTTTGCACCCATATTCTCCTGTTATCTTTAGTAATGCTTTTTGTAGAATAAATAACTGATATTTTTTGCTCAATACATTTTCTGAATATTTTTTTAATATCCGGATTTGAACTTGTTTCAAGAAAACCAGGGCTTTTCATTGCCAATATTTCATCTACAGAATAGCCTGTCATTCGTGTATAACCTTCATTAATCCATTCTATTTTTCCTTCAGCATCAAGAATTAATACAGCATTGTCGGTTTCGCTTGCAACAATTGATAGTTTTTCTAGTTGTTCGGATTGTGCCAGAATTTCTTCTTTTTTTTGTTCAATTTCAGCTGTACGAAGTTTAACTTTTTGTTCAAGTATTTTTTTATCATTTTTCAATTTTCTTTCTCTCCATCGTATATAAATATAAATCAGGAAAATAACCGTAATAAATTCTAAAGCATAAAACCATTTTGTTTTCCAAAAAGGAGGTGTTATAATAATTTTTATTTCTGTTCCTTTTTTGTTCCAAACTCCATCATTATTTGATGCTTTAACTCTGAAAACATATTTTCCGGGAGAAATATTTGTATAACTAACAAGTCTTCGTGTTCCAACATAATTCCATTCATCTTCAAATCCTTCCAAAATATGGGCATATTGATTTTTTTCAGGGCGAGAATAATTTAATGCAGCAAAACCGAATGAAAATACAGAATGTTTATAAGAAAGAATGATTTCTTTGGTTTCATAAATAGCTTTTTTAAGTGGAGAATCTTTACCAATTGTTACAGGTTTGTGAAAAATTTCAAAATCAGTAATTACTACTTCGGGGATAAAAGGATTATCTTTAATACTATCGGGGTAAAACATATTATATCCGTTAATTCCACCAAAATATAATTCTCCGTTATTGCCTTTGCAACACGCTCCTAATAAAAACTCATTACTTTGTAAACCATCATAACGATCGTAATTACGAAATAACTTCTTATTATAATCAAACATTGAAAGTCCTTTTATTGTACTTAACCATAAATTGCCTGAATTATCACATATAATTCCAACAATAGCCGAACTTGTTAATCCTTCTTCAACATTAAAAGAAGTAAAATTATCTTTTTCACGATTATATTTATTTAATCCTCTTCCTGTTCCAATCCAAAGGGTTCCGAAAAGGTCTTCGTAAATAACATATATATCATCATTACTAATACTGTTAGAATCTCCGGGTATATATTTATATTTAATAAATCCATTTTTTTCGGGTAAATATTTATTAAGGCCCTCATCTGTTCCTACCCATAAGCAATTTAAATGATCATAGAAAACGGAAAAAATTCTGTTGTCTGAAATGCTTATTGAATCTTCGGGATTGTATTTATATCTAATAAATATTTCTTTTTCAATAAAATATTTATTTAATCCTATATCTGCTCCAATCCATAAATAACCTTCATTATCCTGACAAATTGCCATAACATCATTATCGGAAATACTATTTGGATTTAAAGGGTCGTTAGCATATATAGTAAATTCACCTGTTGTTTTATTAAATGCATTTAAGCCGCCACCGTTTGTGCCAATCCACAAAATTCCGTTTTTATCTTCAAAAAGAGTTCTTATCTTGTTGCTTCCTATACTTTTAGGGTTGGCGGGGTTGTTTAAATAATGTGTATAAATTTTTGTTTTCCGGTCATATTTATTTAATCCGCCGCCATTTGTACCAATCCAAAGAATATCAGAATCGTCTTGAATAAATGCTTCAATTCTATTGCTGCTCAGTGTGTTATCGGTTTTAGGATTTTTATAATAATGATTAAACTTTTTGGGTTGCAGATCTAATTTATTAACACCTCCACCCCTTGTTGCAAGCCATAATATCCCCGAATTATCAACTATCATATCTCTAACATCATTATAGCTTAAACTATATTGTATTTTGTCATTAAACACATATTTTTTAAATTTCTCTGTTTTTTTATCAAAAATACAAAAACCACCATTGTGTGTGCCAAGCCATAATTCTGATTTATAATATTCATAAATTATATTTATTTCGTTTGTTAATATTTTTTGGGGGTCATTAGGATATGGTAAATAATTTTTAAATGTTTCTGTTTTGGGATTAAACTTTATTAATCCATGGGATGTTCCTGCCCAAAGAATTCCTTTGTGATCAATTAGTAGTGTTCTAATTTCCTGACGGGAAATTTCGGGGGAATTATCATTTTTATACAAAAATCTTCTGAATATTCCTGTTTTCTGATTAAATTTACTTAAGCCATTGCTTGTAGCAATCCATAAATTTCCAATAGAATCTTCAAGAATATCCCAAACTCTGTTGTTATTAATAGATGTTGTGTCTGCTGGTTTGTGTTTGTAATGAATAAATTGCTGGTTTTTAACATTCAATTTATTCAGACCTCCTCCTGCTGTTCCAACCCATATATTTCCGATTTTATCAACAAATACAGACTGTGCCCTGTTGTTATTAATGCTATATGGATCATTAGGATTGTTTAGGTAATGTGTAAATATTTCCGTTTTTGTGTTGAATTTGTTTAATCCTCCGCCCCATGTACCAATCCAGATATTCCCTGATTTGTCTTCAACAATATCACTAATATTATTGCTTGAAATAGAGTTTTTTGTTTTAGGATTCTGATCATAAATAATAAAATTATAACCGTCATATTTATTTAAACCACCGTCCTGAGACCCAAACCAAAGAAAACCTTTATTGTCTTGTAACACACAATATATTGTGCTTTGAACAAGTCCGTCCTCTATTGTAATATGCTCAAATTTTAACTCATTTTCTTGTCCATAAAAAGAATTTATAAAAAGAAAAAGACAAATAATTAATGATATAAATTTTATACTTTTCACAAGGGAATTAATTGATTTAACTAATAAAAAAATTGGGTTTTCGGTTAAATTAATTGAAAAATTTATAATAAATAATAACTTTTTTTACTTAGCCTCAGCCTTTCAGCAGGATATTAATTTTATGGATAAACAATATATACAAAAATATCATATCCATAAAAAATCCCGAAGTGCCAAAATTTAATCAGGTATAAGTTTACAAATAATAATTGTTTTTGGCAATATTAAGCCATTATATTTTTATTCCTACAATTAAAATATTATCAATCCAGAATAAGTAAACATAATTTTTTAACTCTTCCATGTCCTGTGGACTATGGAAGGTCTGAGATTTCCTTATTGTTTTATTAGATTTTAATTCCTATTACTAATATATCGTCAATCCCGAATAAGTAAACGTAAAGCAAAACTTCGTTTTACTAACTATTACTACCTTGCCTGCCGGCAGGCTGGAATCGGGATTTCCTTATTATTTTACTATATCTTAATTCCTATGACTAATATGTCGTCAACCTGTTCATTATTTCCTTTCCAAATTTCATGCTGGTTTATTAACTGGGATTTTTGTTCAATAAGAGGAAGAGGGGAAATATCTATTAATAGTTTTTGAAAGTTTTTTAAAAGAAACTTTCTGCTTTTTATTCCTCCAAACTGGTCGGCATAACCATCGGAGAATAAATATAATACATCGTTTTTCTTAAGTGGGACATCAACATTTGAAAATAAACCAATATCTGAACTATATATTCCTATTGGCATTTTGTTTCCTTCAATTTCAATTAAATCATTGTTTCTAATTATATATAAAGGATTATTGGCACCTGAAAACTGAATGTGATTTTTTTTCTTATCGATAATACACAAGGCAATGTCCATACCATCATTAGTTTCGCCAAATTCTCCAGTTTGGTGTAATGATTTAATTACTTTTTCTCTTAATTGATTAAGTATTTCATTTGCTTGTAAGGATACACCTTTGTCTGTTTCGGTTTTGTTTACTATTTCGTTTAAAAAAGCTATACCAAGCATACTCATAAATGCGCCTGGCACTCCATGTCCTGTGCAATCAGCTACAGCAATAATTACTTTATCGTCTTTTTGTCCAAACCAGTAAAAATCACCACTTACAATATCTCGTGGTTTGTTTAAAATAAAGTATTCGGCAAAAACAGAAGAAACGAGGTCATGTAAAGGAAATATAGCTTTTTGGATTCTTTCTGCATAAAGAATACTATCTGTCATATTTTGGTTTATTTCTGCTATTTTATCGTGTTGTTTTTCTATTTCTCTTTCTGCCAGCTTCATTTTTGTAATATCAGCATCTATTGCAACGAGTTTTATTACTTTTCCTTCTTCAATAATCGGTGTTAATGTTGTTTGTGTCCAGATTTTTTTTCCATTTTTTGTTAAATTGTTACTAATGTAATTAACGGTTTGTTTTTGTTTAATACATTTTTCTAAATCATTTTTGATTTTTGGATTTTTACTCCATTCAATTAATGTTTTTCCATATTTTTTTACGTACTCGTTAAATGTATATCCTATTAACCTTGAAAATCCTTCATTAACCCATTCAACTTCAAAATCAGGATTAACAATAGCTACAGAATTGTCGGTTTCTCTTGCAACTATTGAAAGTTTTTCAAGTTCAGTATTTTTTTCTTCAAGTAGTTCAGCCTGGCTTTGAAGTTCTTCTTTTTGGTTTGATATTTCTGAATTTTTAAAAAGTATTTCATGGTTTTGTTTACGAAGTAAAATATTTGCAAATTTTTTCTGACGAAATTGTCTGTATAACAGTATGGAAAAAACAATTATTGCTATAAAAATTATGAATAAGAAATATATTATTATTTTTTGTAATTTAAGTTCGCTTTGTTTTTTGGTAAGTTCAAGATTTTTTAATTTTAATTCTTTTTCTTTTTTTTCGGTTTCGTATTTTGTTTGTATCTCGGTAATTTGTTTATGTTTGTTTTCACTATAAACAGAATCTTTTAAATCTGTATATTGTTTGTAATAATCAAGCGATTTTTTATAATTTCCTGTTAAAGAATATACTTCGGAAAGGTTTTTATAATTATCTAATATTGTATTAGGGTAAGAAATTTCCTTAGAAACTTTAAGGCTTAAATTATAATATTTTGTTGCTTCTGTATAATTTTTTTTCTTTTTGTAAGCGTTTCCTATACTAATTAAAGTTATTGTAATTCCTCGTTTGTCTTCAATTTTTTCATGAATTTTTAATGATCTTTTATAATATTCAAGTGCTTTTTCAACTTTTCCCCAACATTGATAAATTTCCCCAATAAAATTCAAGGAAATTGCTAATTTGCTGTTATCACCTATATCATTAGATATTTTAACAGATTTATTGTAAAAATCAATAGCCTTATTGTATTCAGAAATTTTATAATATACTTCCCCAATATTATTATATAAATTTGATATTCCTGCACTATCTCTAATATCTATTTTTATTTTCAATGATTTTTGATAGTAATCAAGGGCTTCTTCATATTTTTCCCAAAAAAAATACATTACACCAATATTATTATAACATGAAGATTCTCCCGATTTATTATTTATCTCTTCATTTATTGATAAAGCTTTTTGATAATAATTAACAGCTTCTGCATACTTACCTATATAGGAATAAGTTGCACCAATATTACCAAGAGAAGTAGAAATTCCCTTTTTATTATCTAATTCAATATCAATAGAAAGTGATTCTTTAAAATACTCAAGTGATTTTTCATAATTCCCACTATAAGCATATGCTCGTCCTATGTTGTTTAAAATTTTTGATTTATGTTTTGGACTCGGGATTTCTTTTAATAATTCCAGTGCCTGAAATGCATATTCGAGTGATTTTGACGGAGATACAGTTAGATACTCGACACATAAATTGTTTAATATATTTATTTTAACAGTGTCAGTTGATGTTTTTAATTTTAGTTCAAGGCTGTCAATTTTACTGGTATTTTTAGCAAAGGATTTTTCTGTATTGAAAAAAAGGAGTACGAAAAAAAATACGTAAATAAAATAACTATGAAAAAAATTCTTTATCATTAATTATATAATTAATTTCAAAAGTTAATGAAATATTTTTAAAATCAGGAAGAATTATAAATTTTATTTAGATTTAGCGATTGTTCACAGACTTTAAATAATTGATTATAATTTATACATATTAGAATTGTAATAAGTTGACAATTGACAATTAACAGTAGGCAAAAATTGTCAACAGTCAACTTAAAGTTTTGTTAATCAACCTGCCAGACGTCATACCAATGCCAATAAGATTAAGGTTTAAACAATTTAATAGATTACTCCCTTCAGTCATGAGAAAAGTTCCTGTTTTATTCGCTAACGCTCATGAAGATAGACGTTCGCAGGAACGTTTACCTTCATGACTGAAAGGAATAATGATAGGCAGAAGTGCCTTTTTACAGCTCCTGTCATTCCGCACTCCTGCCTGCCGGCAGGTGATGCGGAATCTATTAACTTATTGACATTGAATGTTAGGCTGATTTATTATGTTATGTTCTTTATCAACTCTGTGAACAGTTACAATTTTATTTAGATTTTAATTCCAAGAATTAGTATATCATCAAGTTGTTCATGATTTCTTCTCCAATCATTATGAGTTTCAATGAGTTTTTGTTTTTGTTCTTTGAAAGAAAGATGTGAAATATCTTTTAATAATTTTCTAAAACTTTTTATTAAATATTTTTTTCCAAATTTACCACCAAATTGGTCTGCATATCCATCGGTAAAAAGATATAAGGTATCATTTTTTTCAAGCTTAAAATCATAATTTTTAAATGGTACATCATTTATTTTGTACACACCTATTGGCATTTTATCTCCATGAAATTCTATTAATTCATTGTTCCTAAATAAATATAAAGGATTAATTGCACCTGCAAACTGTAATATCTTTTTATTTGTATCAATAACACAAAGTGCAATATCCATGCCATCGGCTGCTTCGCCTTCTTCTCCTGTTTGGTGTAATGATCTGATCACTTTTTGTCGTAAACGATTTAGGATATCGGATGCATCAATTTTTTCAATTTTATTTATTATTTCATTTAATGATGATATTCCGAGAATACTCATAAAGCCCCCCGGCACTCCGTGTCCTGTGCAATCGGCAACAGCAACAACAATTTTATCGTTTTTATAAGCAAACCAGTAAAAATCACCACTTACAATATCCCTTGGCATATTTAAAATTAGATTTTGAGGGAATATAGAATTAAGAAGACTTTTAACGGGGAATATTGCTTGCTGAATTCTACCTGCATATTTTATGCTTGAAGTTATATTTATATTTATTTCGGCAATCTGTTTGAATTGTGTTTCGATTTTATCTCTTTGTGCCTGTATTTCTTCTTCAGCGAGTTTAACTTTGGTAATATCAGTATCAACAGCAACATAATTAACTATATTATTATCTGCCCCAATGATTGGGGTTAAAGTTGTTTGTACCCAAATGTCGTCTTTGTTTTTTGTTTTATTTATTGAAATATAATTAACTGTTTTTTTAAACTCTTTACATTCCTGTAAGTCTTCTTTAATTCTGGGATTGGTACTTACCTTAATGAGTGAGGTTCCAAATTTTTCGGTAAATTCACTTAATGTATATCCATAAAATTTAGTGTATGCTTCATTTATCCATTCAATTTCAAAGTTGGGTTTAATAATTACAACAGCGTTATCTGTTTCTCTTGCCACAATAGATAGTTTTTCAAGTTCTTTATTTCTTTCTTCAAGATTCTCTGCCTGGGTTTGAATTTCTTCCTTTTGTTGTTCAATTTCTACATTTTTTGTTTGTAGTAATTTATTTATTTTCTTATGTTCTTTATTACTTCTATAAATCACAAGTACTAATAATAACATTAATAAAAAAACTAGGATTAAAAAATTTCTTAAAATTTTATGTCTTTTTATTTTTTCTTTATTTGCAAGGTCTCTTTTTTGCTGTTCAAGTTCTTGTATTTTAAGTTTAGTGTC
This window harbors:
- a CDS encoding SpoIIE family protein phosphatase, whose protein sequence is MKSIKFISLIICLFLFINSFYGQENELKFEHITIEDGLVQSTIYCVLQDNKGFLWFGSQDGGLNKYDGYNFIIYDQNPKTKNSISSNNISDIVEDKSGNIWIGTWGGGLNKFNTKTEIFTHYLNNPNDPYSINNNRAQSVFVDKIGNIWVGTAGGGLNKLNVKNQQFIHYKHKPADTTSINNNRVWDILEDSIGNLWIATSNGLSKFNQKTGIFRRFLYKNDNSPEISRQEIRTLLIDHKGILWAGTSHGLIKFNPKTETFKNYLPYPNDPQKILTNEINIIYEYYKSELWLGTHNGGFCIFDKKTEKFKKYVFNDKIQYSLSYNDVRDMIVDNSGILWLATRGGGVNKLDLQPKKFNHYYKNPKTDNTLSSNRIEAFIQDDSDILWIGTNGGGLNKYDRKTKIYTHYLNNPANPKSIGSNKIRTLFEDKNGILWIGTNGGGLNAFNKTTGEFTIYANDPLNPNSISDNDVMAICQDNEGYLWIGADIGLNKYFIEKEIFIRYKYNPEDSISISDNRIFSVFYDHLNCLWVGTDEGLNKYLPEKNGFIKYKYIPGDSNSISNDDIYVIYEDLFGTLWIGTGRGLNKYNREKDNFTSFNVEEGLTSSAIVGIICDNSGNLWLSTIKGLSMFDYNKKLFRNYDRYDGLQSNEFLLGACCKGNNGELYFGGINGYNMFYPDSIKDNPFIPEVVITDFEIFHKPVTIGKDSPLKKAIYETKEIILSYKHSVFSFGFAALNYSRPEKNQYAHILEGFEDEWNYVGTRRLVSYTNISPGKYVFRVKASNNDGVWNKKGTEIKIIITPPFWKTKWFYALEFITVIFLIYIYIRWRERKLKNDKKILEQKVKLRTAEIEQKKEEILAQSEQLEKLSIVASETDNAVLILDAEGKIEWINEGYTRMTGYSVDEILAMKSPGFLETSSNPDIKKIFRKCIEQKISVIYSTKSITKDNRRIWVQTTLTPILDDNDNIIKFIAIDADITKIKEAEEEIAKQRNEIESQRDKIAEINIEVRDSILYASRIQTALLTPQELINKYLSDYFIINKPRDIVSGDFYWVSKVKEKIIVAVADCTGHGVPGAFMSMLGITFLNKIVNEKSIIKSDEILNRLRTNIINSLHQTGEIGESNDGMDISLCIIDYKKMELQFSGANNPLYMVRDNELDEIAANKMPIGVHTNDKQPFSVQNVKLMKNDILYLLSDGYSDQFGGKRGRKFMIWRVKEALQSNSNLLMHEQKNHFIKIHENWKGEFEQIDDILVMGIKIE
- a CDS encoding tetratricopeptide repeat protein, with protein sequence MIKNFFHSYFIYVFFFVLLFFNTEKSFAKNTSKIDSLELKLKTSTDTVKINILNNLCVEYLTVSPSKSLEYAFQALELLKEIPSPKHKSKILNNIGRAYAYSGNYEKSLEYFKESLSIDIELDNKKGISTSLGNIGATYSYIGKYAEAVNYYQKALSINEEINNKSGESSCYNNIGVMYFFWEKYEEALDYYQKSLKIKIDIRDSAGISNLYNNIGEVYYKISEYNKAIDFYNKSVKISNDIGDNSKLAISLNFIGEIYQCWGKVEKALEYYKRSLKIHEKIEDKRGITITLISIGNAYKKKKNYTEATKYYNLSLKVSKEISYPNTILDNYKNLSEVYSLTGNYKKSLDYYKQYTDLKDSVYSENKHKQITEIQTKYETEKKEKELKLKNLELTKKQSELKLQKIIIYFLFIIFIAIIVFSILLYRQFRQKKFANILLRKQNHEILFKNSEISNQKEELQSQAELLEEKNTELEKLSIVARETDNSVAIVNPDFEVEWVNEGFSRLIGYTFNEYVKKYGKTLIEWSKNPKIKNDLEKCIKQKQTVNYISNNLTKNGKKIWTQTTLTPIIEEGKVIKLVAIDADITKMKLAEREIEKQHDKIAEINQNMTDSILYAERIQKAIFPLHDLVSSVFAEYFILNKPRDIVSGDFYWFGQKDDKVIIAVADCTGHGVPGAFMSMLGIAFLNEIVNKTETDKGVSLQANEILNQLREKVIKSLHQTGEFGETNDGMDIALCIIDKKKNHIQFSGANNPLYIIRNNDLIEIEGNKMPIGIYSSDIGLFSNVDVPLKKNDVLYLFSDGYADQFGGIKSRKFLLKNFQKLLIDISPLPLIEQKSQLINQHEIWKGNNEQVDDILVIGIKI
- a CDS encoding tetratricopeptide repeat protein — its product is MNKKILLIFLFNYIFIQLVFPNQKEDTLDTKNKTINNDRIIELYKDSCWVNRHNNPKKALEYGLYALYLTQKLDLNEKTPSIYNYLGVVRRNIYDNQKAIDYFKKAYELSLQYENKLEEAYSLNNLGDIKCRESDYSNALDYLFRANKIFEKINDQKGMAYCHYRLSLAFYNLKNYNKSLSHQFKALEIRKKRNDYDGVVASYNSIAENYQKQGKKEESLNYYQKGLEIYKEKNDKSGIAHSYKEIGEYYYELQDYNKSIEYLEKAIKIATEINAYIRIRNAAKVISEVYKELKNYDQAYNYYVLFKENDEKLLQKETIDKLAKLELRYEFDTKLKIQELEQQKRDLANKEKIKRHKILRNFLILVFLLMLLLVLVIYRSNKEHKKINKLLQTKNVEIEQQKEEIQTQAENLEERNKELEKLSIVARETDNAVVIIKPNFEIEWINEAYTKFYGYTLSEFTEKFGTSLIKVSTNPRIKEDLQECKEFKKTVNYISINKTKNKDDIWVQTTLTPIIGADNNIVNYVAVDTDITKVKLAEEEIQAQRDKIETQFKQIAEININITSSIKYAGRIQQAIFPVKSLLNSIFPQNLILNMPRDIVSGDFYWFAYKNDKIVVAVADCTGHGVPGGFMSILGISSLNEIINKIEKIDASDILNRLRQKVIRSLHQTGEEGEAADGMDIALCVIDTNKKILQFAGAINPLYLFRNNELIEFHGDKMPIGVYKINDVPFKNYDFKLEKNDTLYLFTDGYADQFGGKFGKKYLIKSFRKLLKDISHLSFKEQKQKLIETHNDWRRNHEQLDDILILGIKI